One segment of Bacteroidota bacterium DNA contains the following:
- a CDS encoding HAD family phosphatase: MKFQIPANTQAIIFDLGGVILNIDYQKTVEAFKGLGLHDFNYFFSKQVQKDFFDEYEKGFISSFEFLERIKSFLPESVSNEQIVEAWNAMLLDLPEERLHLLKKLRDKYSIFLLSNTNEIHINEFHLFLKGKFAMPDLTDYFNKVYLSYQIGKRKPDAEIFEHVLLENNLLPKHVVFIDDSPQHIEGAKSLGITTFHLENPTTILDIEY, translated from the coding sequence ATGAAATTTCAAATTCCTGCAAATACCCAAGCTATCATTTTTGATTTAGGTGGTGTTATTTTAAATATTGATTATCAAAAAACGGTTGAGGCCTTTAAAGGATTGGGACTGCATGATTTTAATTATTTTTTCTCGAAGCAAGTTCAAAAAGATTTTTTCGATGAATACGAAAAAGGATTCATCAGCTCATTTGAATTTTTAGAGCGTATAAAATCTTTTTTGCCTGAAAGTGTATCTAACGAACAAATTGTGGAGGCTTGGAATGCAATGTTATTAGATCTTCCGGAGGAGCGATTGCATTTGTTGAAAAAGCTTAGAGACAAGTATTCCATTTTTTTATTGAGCAATACAAATGAAATTCATATAAATGAGTTTCATCTTTTTTTGAAAGGTAAGTTTGCAATGCCTGATTTAACCGACTATTTCAATAAAGTATATTTATCGTACCAAATTGGAAAGCGTAAGCCTGATGCAGAAATTTTTGAGCATGTATTGTTGGAAAATAATTTACTCCCCAAACATGTTGTTTTTATTGACGATTCGCCACAACATATAGAAGGCGCAAAATCGTTGGGGATTACGACCTTTCATTTGGAGAATCCAACCACTATTTTGGATATTGAGTATTAG
- a CDS encoding NADH-quinone oxidoreductase subunit N: protein MKTLVALSVLSVLALFSEIFRFKKFLFPIVLVGLVAVAGITLTEWNFENLYYKMIRMDKYAVGFSVLLMLITALWFVFSKDYFTPEKSITDYYALVLFALIGGVILVSYNNLSMLFLGIEILSIPVYVLAASKKDDISSNESGMKYFLMGAFASGFLLFGIAFLYGATGTFDTSAIGGYAAANVNGLSTFYVTGLSLVLVGLLFKVSAVPLHFWAPDVYDGAPTPVTAFMATVVKTAAIGAFMRIFATSFSYTPNEWTTILTIVAALTLLVGNITAVFQSNIKRMFAYSSISHAGYMLLAIIAMNTSSGKSILYYAASYSIASLIGFSVLSVVAEKKGVGHIGAFNGLSRTNPKLSAFMTLALLSMAGIPPLAGFFAKYQIFLAAFKSGHISIVLVAIVASLIGVYYYFRIIIAMYSKQTSETEPIEVSGTTKALLYICTILLIAMGLFPDAIVGKF, encoded by the coding sequence ATGAAGACATTAGTAGCATTATCAGTTTTATCGGTACTGGCTTTATTTTCTGAAATATTTCGTTTCAAGAAATTTTTGTTTCCTATAGTTCTTGTAGGACTTGTAGCAGTTGCAGGCATTACGCTTACAGAATGGAATTTTGAAAATTTGTATTACAAGATGATACGAATGGATAAATATGCTGTAGGCTTCTCTGTTTTGCTGATGCTTATTACAGCATTATGGTTTGTATTTTCTAAAGATTATTTTACTCCGGAAAAAAGCATAACAGACTACTATGCATTGGTTTTATTTGCTTTGATTGGTGGTGTTATTCTAGTTTCCTATAATAACCTATCTATGCTGTTTTTGGGCATTGAAATTTTATCAATACCCGTTTATGTTTTAGCCGCAAGTAAGAAAGACGATATTTCCTCTAATGAATCCGGAATGAAATATTTTTTAATGGGAGCATTTGCCTCCGGATTTTTATTGTTTGGAATAGCATTTTTATATGGTGCTACCGGAACGTTTGATACTAGTGCTATTGGTGGATATGCTGCAGCTAATGTAAATGGATTATCCACTTTTTATGTAACTGGACTTTCGTTAGTATTAGTAGGATTGTTATTTAAAGTATCGGCTGTTCCACTTCATTTTTGGGCACCGGATGTTTACGATGGCGCACCAACACCTGTAACAGCTTTTATGGCAACTGTTGTAAAAACTGCTGCTATTGGGGCTTTCATGCGTATTTTTGCCACTTCATTTTCATACACACCAAACGAATGGACTACAATCTTAACTATTGTAGCAGCATTAACATTACTTGTAGGTAATATCACCGCTGTATTTCAAAGTAATATTAAACGCATGTTTGCGTATTCAAGTATATCACACGCAGGGTATATGCTATTGGCTATTATAGCAATGAATACTTCATCCGGAAAAAGTATTTTATACTATGCAGCATCCTACTCCATTGCTTCTTTAATTGGATTCAGTGTGCTATCTGTAGTGGCTGAGAAAAAAGGAGTTGGCCACATTGGTGCATTTAACGGGCTAAGCAGAACAAATCCTAAACTATCTGCTTTTATGACATTAGCTTTATTATCAATGGCAGGAATACCTCCACTAGCAGGCTTTTTCGCAAAGTATCAAATCTTTTTAGCAGCTTTTAAAAGTGGACATATTAGTATTGTACTTGTTGCAATCGTAGCTTCTTTAATTGGCGTATATTATTATTTCAGAATAATTATTGCTATGTACTCTAAACAAACAAGCGAAACCGAGCCTATTGAAGTTTCCGGCACTACAAAAGCCTTGTTATATATCTGCACTATTTTATTAATTGCAATGGGATTATTCCCGGATGCAATTGTAGGTAAATTCTAG
- a CDS encoding NADH-quinone oxidoreductase subunit M — MITLLILLLPLVAGILIYLGKKENAYKLTLAFSLLELLVVAIGVYVFKTQGESSLAINYPWIKSIGTHFNIAINGLNVLLVLLTGLLLPIIVYSTANRITEKTNLFYALVLFMQFALQGVFMARDGFLFYIFWELALLPIWFICLLWSEENRTKTTFKFFVYTLTGSLFMLASLIYLYVHTSNGSFAIEDLYTAGKSLSVKEQRYIFWGMFIAFAIKMPVFPFHTWQPDTYTNAPTAGTMLLSGIMLKMGTYGLIVWLLPLAPAGVEKYAYLAITLSIIGIIYGSSLALVQKDFKRLIAYSSFAHVGLMSAGILTCNSMGVQGSIIQMFSHGINVVGLFLVVDIFQRNTGTRTITSLGGLRNIDGLFAFLFLVILLGSVALPLTSGFVGEFLLLNSIYQYNSVMAVFAGLTVILGAVYMLRSYQSIMLGEVRGESIKYQGMTSNEKISLIIISILIIVLGVYPNILMSLSEGAVMDLVNSVK; from the coding sequence ATGATTACATTACTCATACTTCTTTTACCATTAGTTGCAGGCATCCTAATTTATTTAGGAAAAAAAGAAAACGCCTATAAACTTACACTTGCTTTTTCTTTGCTGGAATTACTTGTTGTTGCCATTGGCGTTTACGTTTTCAAGACACAAGGCGAATCTTCGTTAGCGATTAACTATCCTTGGATTAAGTCTATTGGCACGCATTTCAACATTGCAATAAATGGATTAAATGTTTTACTCGTTCTATTAACCGGATTATTATTACCAATCATCGTTTATAGCACTGCAAACAGAATTACAGAAAAAACAAATTTATTCTATGCCCTTGTTCTATTCATGCAATTTGCACTGCAAGGCGTTTTCATGGCTCGTGATGGTTTCTTGTTCTACATTTTTTGGGAGCTAGCTCTTTTACCAATTTGGTTTATTTGCTTGCTTTGGAGCGAAGAAAATAGAACAAAAACTACTTTTAAATTTTTTGTTTATACACTAACAGGAAGCTTGTTTATGCTTGCCTCACTAATTTACCTATATGTGCATACAAGCAATGGAAGCTTTGCTATTGAAGATTTATACACAGCAGGAAAATCATTATCGGTAAAAGAACAACGCTATATTTTCTGGGGAATGTTTATTGCCTTTGCTATTAAAATGCCGGTATTTCCTTTCCACACATGGCAACCTGATACATATACCAACGCCCCTACAGCAGGAACTATGTTACTTTCCGGCATTATGTTAAAAATGGGTACGTATGGATTAATTGTATGGTTGCTTCCATTAGCTCCTGCAGGAGTTGAAAAATATGCCTATTTAGCTATTACGCTAAGTATCATTGGTATAATTTACGGTTCGAGTCTAGCACTTGTACAAAAAGATTTTAAACGATTAATCGCTTACTCTTCCTTTGCGCACGTAGGGTTAATGAGTGCAGGAATCTTAACATGTAATTCGATGGGCGTACAAGGCAGCATTATTCAAATGTTTAGCCATGGTATAAATGTAGTAGGTCTATTTTTAGTTGTAGATATTTTCCAACGCAACACCGGAACACGCACCATTACAAGCTTGGGAGGGCTAAGAAACATAGATGGTTTATTTGCTTTTCTATTTCTAGTTATACTTTTAGGCAGTGTGGCACTTCCGCTTACCAGTGGATTCGTAGGAGAATTTTTACTACTCAATTCTATTTACCAATACAACTCCGTAATGGCTGTTTTTGCAGGACTTACGGTAATTCTAGGTGCTGTATATATGCTTAGAAGCTACCAAAGCATAATGCTTGGCGAGGTAAGAGGCGAAAGCATTAAATACCAAGGTATGACCAGCAATGAGAAAATTTCGCTTATAATCATTTCAATACTAATTATTGTTTTAGGAGTTTATCCGAATATACTTATGAGTTTATCGGAAGGTGCTGTAATGGATTTAGTTAATAGTGTAAAATAA
- the nuoL gene encoding NADH-quinone oxidoreductase subunit L, with translation MMSLVCLVPLMPLLGAALLGLFGKKLTKNTAGIIGSGVILAAFIISLISFFNLKAAKPEIINLFTWIKAGDFKADFSFQIDELSSLFMLIITGIGFLIHVYSTAYMHEDEGHNRYFAYLNLFVFFMLLLVMGSNYLLMFVGWEGVGLCSYLLIGFWFKNDAYNNAAKKAFIMNRIGDLGFILGIILLFITFGSINYTDVFQSANKFASGETAIICITLLLFVGAMGKSAQIPLYTWLPDAMAGPTPVSALIHAATMVTAGIYMIARSNILFSMAPFTMEVIAIVGLVTALFAATIGLVQNDIKKVLAYSTVSQLGYMFLGLGVGAYTGAVFHVTTHAFFKALLFLGAGSVIHGMSGDQDIRNMGGLKKKMPVTYITFLLGTIAISGIPPFSGFFSKDEILANVYAHNKFYWLLAVIGAMMTAFYMFRLLFLTFFGEFRGTDHQAHHLHESPKAMTIPLIILSVLSVIGGFMGIPEVLHGHHFLKEYLAPIFSGSQIVAMANHLTHETEYMLIGIAILTAAVSIYYAYDLFAKKATIPAAENEELKPIHKLVYHKYWVDELYEKVITKPYNWISDISYRFVELRFIDAIVNGTGTLVNRTAIALRYIQTGSIGFYIFAMTIGIALILLLTLI, from the coding sequence ATGATGTCGCTTGTTTGTTTAGTGCCACTTATGCCGCTGCTAGGAGCTGCCCTATTAGGGTTGTTTGGGAAGAAGCTAACAAAAAACACAGCCGGAATAATTGGTTCCGGTGTTATTTTAGCTGCATTCATCATTTCTCTTATTTCATTTTTTAACTTAAAAGCTGCTAAACCGGAAATAATAAATCTATTTACCTGGATAAAAGCAGGCGATTTTAAAGCAGATTTTTCTTTTCAAATAGATGAGCTATCTAGCTTGTTTATGCTCATAATTACAGGTATTGGCTTTTTAATTCATGTGTATTCTACAGCCTATATGCACGAAGACGAAGGGCACAACAGGTATTTTGCTTACTTAAATCTCTTTGTCTTTTTCATGTTATTGTTGGTAATGGGCTCCAACTATTTGTTAATGTTTGTTGGTTGGGAAGGCGTTGGACTATGCTCCTACTTGTTAATTGGATTTTGGTTTAAAAATGATGCGTATAACAATGCTGCTAAAAAAGCATTTATCATGAATCGCATTGGGGACTTAGGTTTTATTCTTGGTATTATACTTTTGTTCATCACTTTCGGAAGCATCAATTATACAGACGTATTCCAATCTGCTAACAAATTTGCATCAGGCGAAACAGCTATTATTTGTATTACACTTTTATTGTTTGTTGGTGCCATGGGCAAGAGTGCTCAAATTCCTTTATATACGTGGCTACCGGATGCTATGGCAGGGCCAACACCTGTGTCTGCTTTGATACATGCGGCAACCATGGTTACTGCAGGTATTTATATGATAGCCCGATCAAACATATTATTTAGCATGGCACCGTTTACTATGGAAGTTATTGCTATTGTTGGTCTAGTAACCGCCCTATTTGCAGCAACAATTGGACTTGTTCAAAACGATATTAAAAAAGTTTTGGCATATTCTACTGTAAGTCAGTTAGGATATATGTTTTTAGGACTTGGCGTAGGCGCTTATACAGGCGCAGTATTTCATGTTACCACTCATGCGTTTTTCAAAGCATTGTTATTCCTTGGTGCTGGTAGCGTTATTCATGGCATGAGTGGAGACCAAGACATTAGAAACATGGGCGGACTGAAAAAGAAAATGCCGGTAACCTACATAACTTTTTTACTTGGAACCATTGCTATATCGGGTATTCCACCATTCTCCGGATTTTTCTCTAAAGACGAAATTTTAGCTAATGTTTATGCTCATAACAAATTTTATTGGCTACTTGCGGTAATCGGGGCAATGATGACAGCATTTTATATGTTCCGCTTATTATTCCTAACTTTTTTTGGTGAGTTCCGCGGAACAGATCACCAAGCGCATCATTTGCACGAAAGTCCAAAAGCTATGACAATTCCATTAATTATTCTTTCCGTGCTTTCTGTTATTGGCGGTTTCATGGGCATTCCGGAGGTACTGCATGGACATCACTTCTTAAAAGAGTATTTAGCGCCAATTTTCAGCGGATCACAAATTGTTGCAATGGCTAATCACTTAACACACGAAACAGAATATATGCTTATTGGAATTGCTATACTTACTGCAGCAGTATCTATTTATTATGCATACGATCTATTCGCGAAGAAAGCAACTATCCCAGCTGCTGAAAATGAAGAATTAAAACCTATCCACAAACTTGTTTACCACAAATATTGGGTTGATGAGCTTTACGAAAAAGTAATAACAAAACCTTACAATTGGATTTCAGACATTTCATATCGATTTGTAGAACTTCGGTTTATTGATGCTATTGTAAATGGAACCGGCACACTAGTTAATAGAACCGCAATTGCATTGAGATATATTCAAACCGGAAGCATTGGATTTTACATATTTGCTATGACCATTGGGATAGCGCTTATATTGTTACTTACATTGATATGA
- the nuoK gene encoding NADH-quinone oxidoreductase subunit NuoK, whose amino-acid sequence MAIDHYVTLSVLLFCIGVLGVLLRRNAIIIFMSIELMLNAVNLLLVSFSSYLSDTAGQVFVVFTMVVAAAEVAVGLAILVTVYRNSKTTDVNVLNKLKW is encoded by the coding sequence ATAGCAATTGATCATTATGTTACGCTAAGCGTACTACTTTTTTGTATTGGTGTTCTAGGTGTACTACTTAGAAGAAATGCCATAATAATATTTATGTCAATCGAATTGATGTTAAATGCGGTAAATCTTTTATTGGTATCTTTTTCGAGTTACTTATCAGATACCGCAGGCCAAGTATTTGTTGTATTCACTATGGTTGTTGCGGCAGCAGAGGTAGCAGTTGGATTAGCAATTTTAGTTACTGTTTATAGAAACAGTAAAACAACAGATGTAAATGTATTGAACAAACTAAAATGGTAG
- a CDS encoding NADH-quinone oxidoreductase subunit J gives MISTYIFYFLSFVAVFSALLVITSKNPIYSVLYLVVTFFSIAGHYVLLNAQFLAAVHVIVYAGAIMVLFLFVIMLLNLNEETETHKPALVKFAGVISGGLLLLVLVAALKNFEMAPIQNAPNPNIGLIKNIGKVLFGEFMVPFEVSSILFLGAMVGAVMLGKKEIK, from the coding sequence ATGATTTCAACTTATATATTTTATTTTTTATCCTTTGTTGCAGTCTTTTCTGCGCTGCTTGTAATTACATCCAAAAACCCAATTTATAGTGTATTATATTTAGTTGTAACGTTTTTTAGCATTGCAGGGCACTATGTTTTATTAAATGCTCAGTTCCTTGCAGCGGTTCATGTTATTGTTTATGCCGGTGCTATTATGGTGCTATTTCTATTTGTTATTATGCTTCTAAATCTTAATGAAGAAACAGAAACTCACAAACCTGCTCTTGTAAAATTTGCCGGAGTTATTTCCGGAGGTCTGCTTTTATTGGTACTAGTAGCTGCACTAAAAAATTTCGAGATGGCTCCTATTCAAAATGCTCCTAATCCTAATATTGGATTAATAAAAAATATTGGTAAAGTTTTATTTGGCGAATTCATGGTTCCATTTGAAGTATCATCGATACTTTTTTTAGGCGCCATGGTTGGTGCCGTTATGTTAGGTAAAAAAGAAATAAAATAA